One Prevotella intermedia ATCC 25611 = DSM 20706 DNA window includes the following coding sequences:
- a CDS encoding gliding motility-associated C-terminal domain-containing protein, which produces MQTYFNKISLIVVLFLFTTNVFSQSCEPYGTYIGENGSTETINSAQGFSGSAPLTVDFVANPVVDYPNGTHFEWHFFEQANRKNAFLIRYEQNTQYTFTTAGSFQICLYEILGSDTINIYDPITVSISESEIVFPNAFSPNGDGINDVYKAKKGFKSIVEFRAIIFNRWGQKLFEWTDPNEGWDGTFNGKPVAQGVYFVNVKAKGADGRKFHIKKDVNLLRGYNETTTQMP; this is translated from the coding sequence ATGCAGACATATTTTAATAAAATATCCTTAATAGTGGTATTATTTTTATTTACCACGAATGTTTTTTCTCAATCGTGCGAGCCATACGGAACGTACATTGGCGAAAATGGAAGTACAGAAACCATTAATTCTGCACAAGGCTTTTCTGGCTCTGCTCCATTGACCGTCGATTTCGTAGCAAACCCTGTTGTTGATTACCCCAATGGAACTCATTTTGAGTGGCATTTCTTTGAGCAGGCTAATCGCAAGAATGCGTTTTTAATACGTTATGAGCAGAATACGCAATACACTTTTACGACAGCAGGCTCGTTTCAAATTTGCTTGTATGAAATATTAGGTAGCGATACAATTAATATTTACGACCCGATAACAGTTTCAATAAGCGAGAGCGAAATCGTTTTCCCCAATGCTTTTTCGCCTAACGGAGATGGTATAAACGATGTCTACAAGGCTAAAAAAGGATTTAAGAGCATTGTAGAGTTTCGTGCAATTATCTTTAACCGATGGGGACAGAAGCTATTTGAATGGACCGACCCTAACGAAGGGTGGGACGGAACTTTCAACGGAAAGCCTGTTGCACAAGGCGTTTACTTTGTAAATGTAAAGGCAAAGGGTGCTGATGGTAGAAAGTTTCATATCAAGAAAGATGTGAATTTATTGCGTGGATACAATGAAACCACTACACAGATGCCTTAA
- the uvrA gene encoding excinuclease ABC subunit UvrA — protein sequence MNDKIEVLGARVHNLKGVDVTMPRNALIVFTGLSGSGKSSLAFDTIFAEGQRRYIETFSAYARNFLGGMERPDVDKITGLSPVISIEQKTTSKNPRSTVGTTTEIYDYLRLLYARAGTAYSYMSGEAMVKYTEERVVEMILHDYTDKSIYVLAPLVRNRKGHYRELFEQMRRKGYLYIRVDGEILEITRGMKVDRYKNHNIEVVIDRLKLGAANDETFKDRLAKTVSVAMKQGDSLIMIMEKDSGSAKYFSKRLMDPVTGIAYKDPAPNIFSFNSPEGACPHCKGLGKISEIDLGKVIPETALSIHEGAIIPLGKYKNQMIFWQIDAILEKSECTLKTPVKDIPKEVLDEILYGSLDKVRISKELVHTNSDYFSTFDGVIKYLRSVMENDETAAGKKWADQFIAERECPECNGQRLNREALSYRIWDKNIAELSAMDITDLKVWIEEVEKHISEKQQLIAKEILKEIRKRINFLLDVGLDYLSLNRQSATLSGGESQRIRLATQIGSQLVNVLYILDEPSIGLHQRDNNRLIKSLRELRDLGNTVIVVEHDEDMMRAADWIVDIGPKAGRKGGEVVFQGTYEQMLKTHTLTAQYLNGEQQIALPEVHRKGNGKSIWLYGCKGNNLKDVDIEFPLGKLIVVTGVSGSGKSTLINETLQPILSQHFYRSLKTPMEYSKIEGIDNVDKVVNVDQSPIGRTPRSNPATYTGVFSDIRNLFVNLPEAKIRGYKPGRFSFNVKGGRCEGCGGNGYRTIEMNFLPDVMVPCEVCHGKRYNRETLEVRFKGKSIADVLDMTVNMAVEFFENVPLILPKIKALQDVGLGYIKLGQSSTTLSGGESQRVKLATELSKRDTGKTLYILDEPTTGLHFEDIRVLMGVLQKLVDRGNTVVIIEHNLDVIKQADYIIDMGPEGGRGGGKVVVTGTPEEVAKNQESYTSPFIRKFFEGNKA from the coding sequence ATGAACGATAAAATAGAAGTATTAGGGGCGCGTGTGCACAATTTGAAAGGTGTAGATGTAACGATGCCACGCAATGCGCTGATTGTTTTTACAGGATTATCGGGTTCAGGCAAAAGTTCTTTGGCGTTCGATACCATATTTGCTGAAGGGCAAAGACGGTATATTGAAACATTTTCTGCCTATGCCCGCAACTTTCTCGGAGGTATGGAACGCCCTGACGTTGATAAGATAACAGGATTGTCGCCTGTTATTTCTATCGAGCAGAAAACAACCAGCAAGAACCCACGTTCAACGGTTGGAACCACTACGGAAATATACGATTATCTTCGTTTGCTGTATGCCCGTGCAGGAACTGCTTATTCTTATATGAGCGGCGAAGCAATGGTGAAGTACACAGAAGAGCGTGTTGTGGAAATGATTCTTCACGATTATACTGATAAGAGCATCTATGTGCTTGCCCCATTGGTGCGAAACCGTAAAGGACATTATCGTGAATTGTTCGAGCAAATGCGTCGCAAAGGCTATCTTTATATTCGTGTTGATGGCGAAATCCTTGAAATTACGCGTGGCATGAAGGTGGATAGATACAAGAACCACAACATAGAAGTTGTAATCGACAGGCTCAAACTCGGTGCTGCCAACGATGAAACGTTTAAAGACCGATTGGCAAAAACAGTGTCGGTTGCGATGAAACAAGGCGATTCGCTTATTATGATAATGGAGAAAGACAGCGGTTCGGCTAAGTATTTTTCCAAGCGTTTGATGGACCCTGTTACGGGAATAGCCTATAAAGACCCCGCTCCGAATATCTTTTCATTTAATTCTCCTGAAGGTGCGTGCCCCCATTGCAAGGGCTTGGGCAAGATTAGCGAGATAGATTTAGGCAAGGTGATTCCCGAAACAGCACTGAGTATTCATGAAGGTGCAATTATTCCTTTAGGCAAATACAAGAACCAAATGATATTCTGGCAGATAGATGCCATTCTTGAAAAGAGCGAATGTACTTTGAAGACCCCTGTCAAGGATATTCCAAAGGAGGTGCTCGACGAGATTCTTTATGGCTCTTTAGATAAGGTTCGTATATCAAAAGAACTTGTCCATACCAATTCCGACTATTTCTCTACCTTCGATGGCGTTATAAAATATTTGCGTTCGGTAATGGAAAACGATGAAACTGCAGCAGGAAAGAAATGGGCTGACCAGTTTATCGCTGAGCGTGAATGCCCCGAATGCAATGGGCAGCGTCTTAATCGTGAAGCTCTCTCTTATCGTATATGGGACAAGAACATTGCCGAACTTTCAGCAATGGATATAACCGACCTTAAAGTATGGATAGAAGAGGTAGAGAAACACATCAGCGAAAAGCAGCAACTCATTGCCAAAGAGATATTAAAAGAAATTCGTAAACGTATAAACTTCCTGCTCGATGTGGGTCTTGACTATCTTTCGCTGAACCGTCAGAGCGCAACTCTTTCGGGTGGAGAAAGCCAGCGTATAAGGTTGGCAACACAGATAGGCTCTCAGCTTGTGAATGTACTTTATATTCTCGACGAACCTTCCATCGGTTTGCACCAGCGCGATAACAATCGTTTGATAAAGTCGTTGCGCGAACTACGCGACCTTGGCAATACTGTCATTGTTGTAGAACACGACGAAGATATGATGCGTGCTGCCGATTGGATTGTCGATATTGGCCCCAAGGCAGGCAGAAAGGGTGGAGAAGTTGTTTTCCAAGGCACATACGAGCAGATGCTCAAGACGCATACACTTACCGCGCAGTATCTTAACGGCGAACAACAAATTGCGCTTCCCGAAGTGCATCGCAAAGGAAATGGCAAGTCGATATGGCTGTATGGCTGTAAAGGAAACAATCTGAAAGATGTAGATATAGAGTTTCCGCTCGGCAAGCTCATTGTTGTTACGGGTGTGTCAGGTTCGGGTAAGAGCACATTAATTAATGAAACCTTGCAGCCAATACTTTCGCAACATTTCTATCGTTCGTTGAAAACTCCTATGGAATATTCGAAGATAGAAGGAATAGACAATGTAGACAAGGTCGTGAATGTAGACCAAAGTCCTATTGGGCGTACCCCACGCAGCAATCCTGCCACCTATACAGGTGTGTTTTCAGATATCCGCAATCTCTTCGTAAACCTTCCCGAAGCCAAGATACGTGGCTATAAGCCTGGGCGTTTCTCGTTTAACGTGAAAGGCGGACGTTGCGAAGGTTGTGGTGGTAATGGCTATCGTACGATAGAAATGAACTTCTTGCCCGATGTAATGGTTCCGTGCGAAGTATGCCACGGAAAACGTTACAACCGCGAAACGCTTGAGGTGCGCTTTAAGGGAAAGTCTATTGCAGATGTTTTGGATATGACGGTTAATATGGCTGTGGAGTTCTTCGAGAACGTCCCGCTTATTCTTCCGAAGATTAAGGCTTTGCAAGATGTAGGTCTGGGCTATATCAAGTTAGGGCAAAGCTCTACAACCTTATCGGGCGGAGAAAGTCAGCGTGTGAAATTGGCAACGGAACTTTCCAAGCGTGATACGGGCAAGACGCTTTATATTCTCGACGAACCTACTACTGGTTTGCACTTTGAAGACATTCGTGTTCTTATGGGTGTGTTGCAGAAACTCGTAGACCGTGGCAATACGGTTGTCATTATCGAGCACAATCTTGACGTAATAAAACAGGCAGATTACATTATTGATATGGGACCTGAAGGCGGACGTGGTGGAGGAAAGGTTGTTGTAACGGGCACTCCGGAAGAGGTTGCGAAGAACCAAGAAAGTTATACTTCGCCATTCATCAGGAAGTTCTTTGAAGGCAATAAAGCTTAA
- a CDS encoding TIGR01212 family radical SAM protein (This family includes YhcC from E. coli K-12, an uncharacterized radical SAM protein.) — translation MEQYYHDFGTWIRNQLPFRVQKISIDAGFTCPNRDGRIGIGGCIFCDNKSFNPSYCSHTKSVTEQLEDGKRFFAKKYPDMKYLAYFQAYTNTYDTVDKLKQLYEEALKVEDVVGIVIGTRPDCVSSELLDYLEELNKRTFLIVEYGIESCNDDTLRFINRGHDFACTRKAVEETAKRGIYVGGHVIMGLPGEDAAESLRQAPIISSLPLTMLKIHQMQIIKGTRLAKIYKEQPFHLYTVEEYIDLITKYIGLLRSDLVLERFVTQSPPEMLIAPKWGLKNYEFTNLLNNKLKAKKAIERA, via the coding sequence ATGGAACAATACTATCATGATTTTGGTACTTGGATAAGAAATCAACTGCCTTTCCGAGTGCAAAAGATTTCAATAGACGCCGGCTTTACTTGTCCTAATCGGGACGGCAGAATAGGTATTGGCGGCTGCATATTCTGCGATAACAAGAGTTTCAATCCATCGTATTGCAGCCACACGAAGAGTGTAACAGAACAGTTGGAAGACGGAAAACGCTTCTTTGCAAAGAAATATCCAGATATGAAATACTTAGCTTATTTCCAAGCATATACAAACACGTACGATACTGTGGATAAGCTAAAACAGCTTTACGAAGAAGCTTTGAAAGTGGAAGATGTGGTAGGAATTGTGATTGGAACACGCCCCGACTGTGTCAGCAGTGAATTATTGGACTATTTGGAAGAACTGAACAAACGGACATTCTTAATAGTAGAATACGGCATTGAAAGTTGCAACGATGACACATTAAGATTCATAAACCGTGGGCACGACTTTGCCTGCACACGCAAAGCAGTAGAAGAAACTGCGAAAAGAGGCATCTATGTGGGTGGACACGTTATAATGGGGCTACCTGGTGAAGATGCTGCGGAAAGTCTGCGACAAGCTCCTATCATATCGTCGCTACCGCTGACGATGCTCAAAATACACCAGATGCAGATTATAAAAGGTACAAGGTTGGCAAAGATATACAAAGAACAGCCTTTCCATTTATATACTGTTGAGGAATATATCGACCTTATTACCAAATACATCGGACTCCTTAGAAGCGATTTAGTATTAGAAAGGTTTGTTACACAAAGCCCTCCCGAGATGCTGATTGCACCGAAATGGGGACTGAAAAACTACGAGTTCACAAACTTACTGAACAACAAACTGAAAGCAAAAAAGGCGATTGAAAGGGCTTAA